Within Carassius gibelio isolate Cgi1373 ecotype wild population from Czech Republic chromosome A21, carGib1.2-hapl.c, whole genome shotgun sequence, the genomic segment CTACACACAGAAGAAGAACAGCGCTTGATCAACACCACCCGTCAGAAGCCAACAGCAGATCAGAAAGGATCAGCCTCACCCTTCCACTGGTTGTTGGGGTCCGTGGCGAAGGTGTAGTAAATGGGACCCACGATCTCATTCATGCCCTGAACGTAAGCGATGCCTGGGTTGAGTTTGGCGTAGATGAAGAGGATCCGCTCGACCACTTCCCAGTGCGCTTCACAGCCGTTCGGCAGCACCTCGTACTCGTTAGAGGGATACAGGTGTAACGCCTTCCCCGGAGAACTCACCTGAAACACACGcagaacatcacacacacacacacacacacacacacacacacgtgaagaCATCCTGaacatcactctctctctctctctctctctctctctctctctctctctctcacacacacacacacgtgaagaAATCCTGaacatcactctctctctctctccctctccctctctcacacacacacacacactctctctcacgtTAGTGACGCCGCTGCGGTTCCGGTTCACCGTCTGGGCTTTGAGGGTGGTCTGCTCCACTCGTCTCCGCAGCGTCTCGTACTCGTTCTGCGGGTCCAGGATGAGCTGAGAGGGGAAGTCTGTGGGCCGCTGGAAGAAGGCCATGTCTGGGTACAAGCGtctgacgacacacacacacacacacacacacactaatcttAATCTGAAGCAACAAATGCAGAGACACATGCTTCATTATTTTGGAATGAATCAAACGGCTGGTCTGTGATCAGCTGATGTGATTTACCTGACATCTTTATCGATCTGCAGCAGGACTTCGTTGTCTTTGAAGTATGTGTTCCAGCGACTGTCTGGGTTTGGATTCAGAGGCTGGAGATGAGAGAAGAACGTCACAAGAGTCTGTCTTCAGTGTTTGGGGTGTTGTGATGTTCTCAGACTCACGTGATCCTCCAGCGTCACGTCCTCTCGAGACACTCCCAGGTTTGCTTTGGCGATTCCCGGCTGAATGATCATCTCTCGCAAAAACTGGGCGTACAGATCCCTGGCCAATCACAATCAAGCACAGCAGCATGatcagcctgtgtgtgtgtgtgtgtgtgtttgagtgagtgtgtgtgtatattagtgtgtgtgagtgtgtgtgtatattagtgtgtgtgagtgtgtgtgtgagtgtgtgtgtgtgtgtatattagtgtgtgtgagtgtgtgtgtaacctCTGTTTTGTCAGGAACGTCTCCCATAATGCCTGATCCAGCGGCAGGTAATTCAGCAGGATCTGAGAAATACAGGAGAAAATCTCTTTCATTTCAATTCTTCTTTTATTCACACGAGACTCGCTCAGATCAGACACTGACCTTCCAGCAGAGCGCACGGATGCCTCCTTCACACGGGATCCCTGCGAGACACGGATGAGACGGATGAGACGGTGAAcacgtctacacacacacacacacacacacacacacacatcacactccACCTACCGCTGAAGCAGAGCTCACGTAAAGCCTTGAGATCGATCTCCTGCTCGCTCAGAGTCGCCTTGAACTCCTGGATCCTGAGGAACACGAGATGTGTGAGAgtctgatctcacacacacacacacacacacacacactcacacactcacacacacacacacacacgcgcacacacacactgtatcctGAGGAACACGAGAGACCATCTGAACTCACATCTCGAATCATATTCTGCACAAGGGAATAAAGCCTTTTCTCATGGTTCCAGTGATGTTTGTTATTCGATAGTAACTGCAGACAAATGCAGTGAAATTACAGAAAGtccatgttttatttgtttgaggAACACAAGGTTTCGGGTCCAGATGTTCTTACTgaatcaaaacaatgaaataaaagctCAGATTGTTGTCTGGATTCCTCTAAGATTCAGGAAACACCTTCATATTGACTTTctctcttctgctgaacacagatTTAGGAGATCTGGCAACCAAACTACATTGGACCACATTGAGATTCATTATACGagacattcctcaaaatatcttcttttgtgctccacagaagaaagtttgTTTTATCCTGGTCTCAAACATCTCAGCTGAAGATCTAGATTCATTTCTTTCACTAATCACTTTTATTTCAGTTGCCACAGAGTGTCTCATTCATGGCATGAGAGACGAAAGATTGGTCACACGCTCCTCGTGAGCTCATTAACACACTCGTAACTCGCTGGTTAGATCCTGTGACTCCAAGCTGAACTTTCACCAGTTGCTCATTTACAGCGTTTCAGAGAAACAGAGTCAAAGCAGAGGATCACACAGAAGAAACGACCGAGAGACACTCAAGTCACCAAATACAGCAAATCTGAGCATTTATATTGTGACTCAGTGAGAATAAACatacacacttacactcacaacacacacactcttacaacacacacacttacactcactcactcacaacacacacacctactcagtcaatacacacacacacactcttacaacacacactcacacttccactcactcacaacacacacacctactcatacatacactcacacactacacacaaacattcacaacacactcatactcactcactcacgctctctctcacacacacacacacaaattctaaccctatctctctctctcacacacacacacacacactctctctctctctctctctctctctctgactctctctcacacactcactcactcactcactctctctctctctctctcacacacacataataactctctttctcacacacactcactcactcactcactcacacacacacacacacacacacacataatatctctctctctctctctctctctctctctcagacacacacacacacacactctctctcttgagCGGTGTCATCTCATCCAGGCGCGCGTCTGCTGTAAATGAGCTCTGCTGCGCGTGTACGTGAggtaaagtgtgtgtgtctgaatgaaAACGCGATGTTTGTCGCGCGGTGATTGTGTTTCTCACCTGTTTTTGTAGGAACTCGACATGTTTGACTGTCACAGTCACGCGCTGCCGGAAAAATAGCCCCGCCGGAAACAGCGGCGCGCGCACATTAGTTCCGCCCCACAACACCCGGAGAGTGAGCTAGCTCACTGTTCACCTTTACCTGCTCCTGCATCAACTCAGTGTTTATACACAGTTCATACAGTACAGATAGCGTCAAAGCAGCCTgacagtaataaacaggaaaataacaatgttaatgtgttaatGATACAATCTGGACATTTCTGCCGTGAAGCATCTGCAGCGAGTCTGTTTGTAGATAACATAGAAAAACACCCAGACTAATGATGATGACTATTAATGAAACacttgtaataattattattatcatcatcaaaattaatattagtgttattactgttattacttattattattataatttgtatttacattGACAAATCTACAGCACATTTAACTAATTTGTCTCTTTTTCAAGAATGAGTTTATGAATGAAAATAATGTGTATAGAATATAATGAAGTTGTCAGTTTATGTAAGAGTGACGTCATCATGGGTTCATAACAATAATATCTTTAAGAACATGGGAGATAATGAAACGGTATTTAAActagatattaataaaatataatttatcatgtTACAATCATAAAGTTAACGGGAAGCTCTTTCTTTCCAGaacatataaattaattttaaagtgcACTTCTATAATAAAATACTTCTAATGCTGGACAAAAGCATAGACATCATATGATGTCTATGGACAAAAGCGTCACTCTGAACAGGAAGTGATCGGGTTTCGCGCACAGGTGACCCGGATGTGGCGCAGCTTGTGTTGACATCAGAGCGGCGGCGAACTTCATCAGATCATGTTCATATTTGTGCGTGTCCTGTGAGTCGAAGCGGCGCGTCAGTCGCTGTGCGGGCGTCAGGTAAGAGACAGACGCGCGCGTATCCCGCCACAGCCGCTGTCAATCACCGAGCATCAGCGGGAGGCGCGCGCTTTCATTAGCATGCTAAAGACTAGCCTCGCGCTAACACTCCTCACAAGATAAACATTCACACAcgaacatcagtgtgtgtgtgtgtgtgtgtgtgtgtgtgtgtgtgtgtgtgtgtgtgtgtgtgtgtctgtctgtctgtctgtctgtctgtgtgtgtgtctgtctgtctgtctgtctgtctgtctgtatgtctctctctgtgtgtgtgtgtgtgtgtgtgtgtgtgtgtgtgtgtctgtctgtctgtctgtctgtctgtctctctctctgtgtgtgtgtctgtctctgtctctctctctctctctgtgtgtgtgtgtgtgtgtgtgtctgtctgtctgtctgtctgtctgtctgtgtgtgtgtgtgtgagtgagtgagtgagtgagtgagtgagagagagagagagagtgtgtgtgtgtgtgtgtgagagagagagagagtgtgtgtgtgagtgagtgagtgtgagagagagagagagaaagagagagtgtgtgtgtgtgtgagagagagtgtgagtgtgagtgagtgtgagagagagagagagaaagagagagagtgtgtgtgtgtgtgtgtgagagagagagagagagtgagtgtgtgtgtgagagagagagagagtgtgtgtgtgtgtgagagagagagagagtgtgtgtgtgtgagagagagagagagagtgttaaaTGTCTACAGATTGATGAAGCTGATCCGAGATCAGGTAAAACCATAGACGCTGGTTCAGTGAAGCTCTCTGAACACAAATGTGAAGCGTGTAGTTATTCTATTCCAAAAATCATGAATTATCGATTGATTGTTTTGCAGTCCTGACATAAACAAAGAAATGACTGTCACTGCAAACTGAGTTTTATTAAAAGGGTTCAATTATCTGGAGTCTGTAATCTTTAATGACGCACAGTTTGTTCAGATGAAGTAAGAGTGTGATGTTTTAATGTGCTGTGAGTCTAAAACAACAATAATCTGAGGAAGTTAACTCTCAGTTCACGACGGGTGAGTaccataatgtgtgtgtgtgtgtgtgtgtctcaggtgtgCAGCATCTCCATGTGTAGCTCCTGAGTCCCGGAGTGTGTCGTGTTGTTGTTGACCTTCTGACTGACCCGAGGTCATCATGGCCAGTAAAGCGGGAGACGACCCGGACAGCCTGATGTCTCTGTGCACCGTCTTCTGCCTGAAGAACCTGCGGAGAACCATGTGCTGCAGTGAAGGAGAGCAGAACCGGCTCCAGCTGCGGCCGGACGTGTTCCTGCCCGGCGAGATCTGTGACCGGCTGGTGAACGTGTGAGTAGAGGGTCCTGGAGGAGGgtcacgcgtgtgtgtgtgctgatgtgtgacCGGGTGCTTCTGATCCACAGGTACATGGATCTGGTCCACACTGACAGTGACTTCGAGCCGCAGGACGGCTTCTTCCAGCTCTTCAGTGACCCGCGCAGCACCAGACTGACCCGCCTGCAGCTGAGAGAGGATCTGGTGCTGGACCGAGACCTGGAGGCCATCAGGAAACAGGTCAGAACCTCCCCAGAAAGCAGCGTCTGATCTTTTCTTCTGCTGTGTGATGTACATCAGAACATCGTGATTCATCATGAGCCGTCTCTGTGTGCAGGATCTGATGGAGCTTCAGCTGACCTACTGCAGTCGACTGACGTCTCGAGGCCTGCGGACGCTCTACAGCTTCAGACACTCGCTGCGGTCACTCAGTCTGTTCGGCTGCTCCGACATCTTCTTCAGGAAGGGCGGCGCTCCGCTGGCGTACGGAGAGGAGGACGAGGATGAGGACGATCTGCAGCGGCACTCGGTGGACCAGGACTTCAGCTTCCAGGGCTTCGAGCGTCTGCGTGTGCTGAATCTGGCCGGTCTGCCGGCGGAGCTGGACGTGGAGACCCTGCTGCGGCCGCTGACCTCTCTGACCTCTCTGGACCTGTCTGCTGTCCATCTGCCCCGGCCGGTGTTCCTCACGCACTGGAAGGACAGACTGGCGTCGCTGGTGCTGTATAACGTGGAGCTGACGGAGGATCTGATCCACACACTGCTGCAGATGAGCCGACTCAGGTCAGCTTTACACGAGCGCTCACAGATACAGCTTTAGAGAAGAGGcttctgctcaccagggctgcgtttatttgatcagacACACAGGGAAATATTATTCTGAtgtatgttttctgtgtgaatctgtgttaaagtgtaatgtatttctgtattttcagcatcattcctccagtctccagtgtcacatgatcttcagaaatcagaataatatgattatttactgctcaagaaacatttctgattattatcagtgttgaacacagttgtgctgctcagtaTTTCTGTAGAAACTGATGTATTTttcataaagttcaaaagaacaacaattattagaaatgttaattttttgtaatgttatcaatgtctttactgtgacttttaaTCAAACGAATGCATCCttgtttctgaagatcatgtgacactgaagacactttaacacagattcactcaGAAAACAGCAGATTTAAATGGCATCATTAATATTTTACAAGattgattgtatttttgatcaaataaatgccgtctttgtgagcagaagagagatCTTAGATA encodes:
- the tbc1d13 gene encoding TBC1 domain family member 13 isoform X1, giving the protein MSSSYKNRIQEFKATLSEQEIDLKALRELCFSGIPCEGGIRALCWKILLNYLPLDQALWETFLTKQRDLYAQFLREMIIQPGIAKANLGVSREDVTLEDHPLNPNPDSRWNTYFKDNEVLLQIDKDVRRLYPDMAFFQRPTDFPSQLILDPQNEYETLRRRVEQTTLKAQTVNRNRSGVTNVSSPGKALHLYPSNEYEVLPNGCEAHWEVVERILFIYAKLNPGIAYVQGMNEIVGPIYYTFATDPNNQWKEHAEADTFFCFTNLMSENRDNFIKSLDDSQCGITFKMESVFSKLKEKDTELYMKLQEQNIKPQYFTFRWLTLLLSQEFLLPDVIRIWDSLFSDQERFDFLIPVCCAMLTLIRDQLLAGDFTTNMRLLQDYPISDVHAILIKAKELQDGL
- the tbc1d13 gene encoding TBC1 domain family member 13 isoform X2 — protein: MIQEFKATLSEQEIDLKALRELCFSGIPCEGGIRALCWKILLNYLPLDQALWETFLTKQRDLYAQFLREMIIQPGIAKANLGVSREDVTLEDHPLNPNPDSRWNTYFKDNEVLLQIDKDVRRLYPDMAFFQRPTDFPSQLILDPQNEYETLRRRVEQTTLKAQTVNRNRSGVTNVSSPGKALHLYPSNEYEVLPNGCEAHWEVVERILFIYAKLNPGIAYVQGMNEIVGPIYYTFATDPNNQWKEHAEADTFFCFTNLMSENRDNFIKSLDDSQCGITFKMESVFSKLKEKDTELYMKLQEQNIKPQYFTFRWLTLLLSQEFLLPDVIRIWDSLFSDQERFDFLIPVCCAMLTLIRDQLLAGDFTTNMRLLQDYPISDVHAILIKAKELQDGL